From a single Vibrio toranzoniae genomic region:
- a CDS encoding DUF2057 family protein, translating to MNKVSVVVLSLFLGACSSLDSQSNFADSVADVQSKGGYIQVTGQSYVAENRSNVGADIIKSSLYFTYNKEVTQNSAPESSITMDVSYFQSYKEYQTVSFFGKTIELEDRQVPRESCSEHCTKTQYIKFPLSEADIQQAREKNLEFTLDGQNSIMSTTFIVPKAYIDTIYNGANNHTAIAIAPVAAPIAAVVAEEPKASQAQEMVNYWYGQATKEEQSAVTNWAFQNRKNATPALLEGSKEIEMVSYWFNKLDSEEKSQTMIWLLEQE from the coding sequence ATGAATAAAGTTAGTGTGGTTGTATTATCATTATTTTTGGGAGCTTGTAGTTCACTCGATTCACAAAGTAATTTCGCAGATTCAGTTGCAGATGTGCAGTCAAAAGGTGGCTACATTCAAGTGACTGGCCAATCTTACGTTGCAGAAAACAGATCAAATGTAGGCGCAGACATTATCAAGTCATCGCTCTACTTTACGTACAATAAAGAAGTAACACAGAATTCAGCTCCAGAATCGTCAATTACTATGGATGTAAGTTACTTCCAAAGTTACAAAGAGTACCAAACCGTTAGCTTTTTTGGTAAGACGATAGAGTTAGAAGATAGACAAGTTCCAAGAGAGAGCTGCAGCGAACACTGTACAAAAACTCAATATATTAAGTTTCCTCTAAGCGAAGCTGATATCCAGCAAGCAAGAGAAAAGAATTTAGAGTTTACGCTTGATGGACAAAACTCAATAATGAGTACAACTTTCATTGTGCCGAAAGCGTATATCGACACAATCTACAATGGCGCCAATAATCATACTGCGATTGCTATCGCTCCAGTAGCTGCGCCTATTGCAGCTGTGGTTGCTGAAGAGCCAAAGGCGTCACAAGCTCAAGAGATGGTTAACTACTGGTATGGTCAAGCGACAAAAGAAGAGCAATCGGCAGTGACGAATTGGGCATTCCAAAATCGCAAGAACGCAACACCTGCACTACTAGAAGGCTCCAAAGAAATCGAAATGGTTTCATATTGGTTCAACAAGCTAGACAGTGAAGAAAAATCTCAAACTATGATTTGGCTTTTAGAGCAAGAGTAA
- the cueR gene encoding Cu(I)-responsive transcriptional regulator gives MNIGEVAKRVGTTAKSIRFYESKGMMSPPLRSENGYRQYGEIHIEQLEFVLRAKMVGFTLDECKSLVELAMNPNRQSYEVKQKATQKLDEIELKLAELNKMKTQLQAWVQDCPGDASTECPILNNLSGRS, from the coding sequence GTGAATATTGGTGAAGTAGCGAAACGTGTTGGTACAACAGCGAAATCCATTCGTTTTTACGAAAGCAAAGGAATGATGAGTCCTCCACTTCGTTCAGAAAACGGCTACAGGCAATACGGCGAGATTCACATCGAACAGTTAGAGTTTGTATTAAGAGCTAAAATGGTTGGGTTTACCCTTGATGAGTGTAAATCACTGGTTGAGTTGGCAATGAATCCCAATAGGCAAAGCTACGAGGTCAAGCAGAAAGCAACGCAGAAGTTAGATGAAATAGAATTAAAGCTTGCTGAATTAAATAAGATGAAAACTCAACTCCAAGCTTGGGTACAAGACTGCCCCGGCGATGCTTCAACGGAATGCCCTATTTTAAACAATCTATCTGGCCGCAGTTAG